The Lucilia cuprina isolate Lc7/37 chromosome 5, ASM2204524v1, whole genome shotgun sequence genome includes a window with the following:
- the LOC111690916 gene encoding uncharacterized protein LOC111690916: protein MVISRGLQILVVALAISCTLATPIKRSKAKSARQIEFTTPSSPVEQKTGYPEAGFRPKIPFELPNEKPVSVTESVEIITTTPAESTLEDFDEIVPTTVKSDVVDHTPADTYGAPLPTTDDAVEVEAEVVPAPAEDFQPPSEEPSKDFSSAFDVIDNNTGDVIADLPTLEQASEAQDLEVIEPANTYGVPEVELSEPKTDVETVEPESEMEQHNGAETVDDEQQQTEEVDIEATEEEGSAESELAPASELDIHEPADTYGAPKTELDEENEIESELDEVEQQLEILSRLTRSKTGRLVILPIENNLYLGRLVSNQPKRAQRKNGRLLKL from the coding sequence ATGGTCATCTCAAGAGGATTACAAATTTTAGTAGTAGCTTTGGCTATTAGCTGCACTTTGGCAACACCCATCAAGAGGTCGAAGGCTAAATCGGCAAGACAAATTGAGTTTACCACACCTTCATCGCCAGTGGAGCAAAAGACAGGTTATCCAGAAGCTGGTTTCCGCCCAAAGATACCTTTCGAATTGCCCAATGAAAAACCTGTGTCTGTCACTGAATCAGTTGAAATTATAACTACCACTCCAGCTGAATCTACTTTAGAGGATTTCGATGAAATCGTACCAACAACTGTTAAATCGGATGTTGTCGATCATACACCAGCAGACACATATGGTGCTCCCTTGCCCACAACAGACGACGCTGTAGAAGTTGAAGCTGAAGTAGTACCTGCACCAGCTGAGGACTTTCAACCCCCTAGCGAAGAACCCAGCAAGGATTTCTCTTCCGCCTTTGATGTTATTGATAATAATACTGGTGATGTTATTGCTGATCTTCCTACCCTTGAGCAAGCCTCAGAAGCGCAAGATTTAGAAGTTATCGAACCTGCTAACACCTATGGCGTTCCTGAAGTGGAATTAAGTGAACCAAAAACTGATGTTGAAACTGTAGAACCAGAGAGTGAAATGGAACAACACAATGGAGCTGAAACTGTAGATGACGAGCAACAACAGACTGAGGAAGTCGATATTGAAGCCACAGAAGAAGAGGGATCAGCTGAAAGTGAACTTGCCCCAGCATCTGAGTTGGACATTCATGAACCTGCCGACACTTATGGCGCTCCTAAAACCGAGCTTGACGAAGAGAATGAAATTGAATCGGAATTGGATGAAGTTGAACAACAACTCGAAATTCTCAGTCGCCTCACCCGCTCGAAAACTGGACGCTTGGTAATTTTGcccattgaaaataatttatatttaggCCGTTTAGTGTCCAATCAACCAAAACGTGCCCAGCGTAAAAATGGCCGTTTGTTAAAGTTGTAG